In Leptolyngbya sp. NIES-2104, the genomic window GAAACGGAGACGATTGACGACTGAGTTGGCTATTCTACCGCAGATCCAACCTGAGATAAATCGCTCTTTTCAGGTCGAGTCATGGTAGTGGGTGCAGTGGTGGACACCATCGCCGCCATCAGTTGGCTGGGAACGACTGGGAACGGTAAGCGATGAATGTCTGAAGTTTCGTTACAAGCGATTTCTGCGGCGTGTTGGAGTTGCGCGATCGACACTTCACCCAAGCCCAAATCCGCCAAAGTCTTTGGCAATCCAATCTGCTCATAAAACTTCAACAATTGCTGTCTCGATGTCGCGGCAAGCTGATTACCTTGCACCATTTCTTCGAGTCGAAGCTGTACGAGAATCCCAAACGCGACTTTTTCCCCGTGTAGCGCATGATGGCTTTTCAACAGATGCGTCAATCCGTTGTGAACCGCATGAGCAGCAACCGTTCGGCATTGTGCACCGCCAATTCCACCAATCACGCCAGCCATTAGCACCGAAGCATCAACAACTTCTTGCCAGTCTGATCCCAAAGGATTGTTTAAGGCAGCTTCGGATTTTTGGAACAGAATATCGCGCAAGACTCGCGCTTGTTGAACGGCGGCGATTAGCAAAGTCTTGTCAGAGTGACCGCTACTGACTGAGGCTTCGTACCATTTCGCGATCGCATCTCCAATTCCTGCAATCAAGGTTCTCTGGGGTGCAGTCGCAACCAAATCGTAGTCCAGCACTAACAAATCTGGACAATGTGCCAATCCAACATCGTAAAGAAAAGCGTGTTGCTCAGAATAGATGTTCGATAATGCTGTCCAAGCCGCGCAAGTTGCAGCGGAGGTCGGGATCGTCACGATCGGTAATTTGCATTGATAGGCTAACAATTTCGCCGTATCGATCGCTTTTCCGCCTCCAACGCCGATGATGAAATCGGCTTGATGATCTGCGACCGCTTTTCTCAAATTCTCTAAACTCGTTTCGCTACAGTCCTTACCGTAACTTGCTTTTGCAGCCTGAAGCGAATGAGATTTGAAGACAGATCTTAGGCGAGACTTGACCACATCCAGCGATCGATCTCCCCCAACCATTAAGGGACGTGATCCCAAGCGGGCGATTTGATCCCCAACTTGTCCGATCGCACCAAATCCACGAACGACTTGAGCAGGTGCGATCGATAACGAAACTATGGAATTCGATTGAGTAGGCATTGTTTCGAGTAGAAAAACAAACTTTAAGCGGTCGGCTTGGGTAATTGTGCCAAGTTTTCGCGATACACCTTGATCGTAGCGTTTTCATCCTCGCGAATCGAGAGCGATCGCTTCACTTCAC contains:
- a CDS encoding iron-containing alcohol dehydrogenase family protein gives rise to the protein MPTQSNSIVSLSIAPAQVVRGFGAIGQVGDQIARLGSRPLMVGGDRSLDVVKSRLRSVFKSHSLQAAKASYGKDCSETSLENLRKAVADHQADFIIGVGGGKAIDTAKLLAYQCKLPIVTIPTSAATCAAWTALSNIYSEQHAFLYDVGLAHCPDLLVLDYDLVATAPQRTLIAGIGDAIAKWYEASVSSGHSDKTLLIAAVQQARVLRDILFQKSEAALNNPLGSDWQEVVDASVLMAGVIGGIGGAQCRTVAAHAVHNGLTHLLKSHHALHGEKVAFGILVQLRLEEMVQGNQLAATSRQQLLKFYEQIGLPKTLADLGLGEVSIAQLQHAAEIACNETSDIHRLPFPVVPSQLMAAMVSTTAPTTMTRPEKSDLSQVGSAVE